A window of Ptychodera flava strain L36383 chromosome 1, AS_Pfla_20210202, whole genome shotgun sequence contains these coding sequences:
- the LOC139147704 gene encoding arylsulfatase J-like, with translation MVGKWHLGFFAWQYTPTFRGFDSFFGYYNGKEDYYDHMTLENEYMGYDLCDNVSVRHSFDGQYTTELFTTKVEDIIKQNNNQQPLFLYLAHLAVHSANPSQPLEAPDKYVKRFPHIQDNNRKMFAAMASALDDSVGNITKTLKYTGLYNNSIIIFTTDNGGPAAGFDRNFASNWPLRGIKATLWEGGVRGTGFIHSPLLEKSGIIQEGMIHVCDWLPTLYHAAGGNVSELPQNLDGVNLWDTLSMGTASPRNEVLHNIDPITQTAALRVGNYKVIIGDVCKGKWDGWFKPEQVTDGIRAGHSTNDMRTAIVECGHKPTNTSTNCKPTKSPCLYNIKNDPCEYNNIADTYPGKALTKWV, from the exons ATGGTTGGCAAG TGGCATCTGGGATTCTTTGCCTGGCAGTATACACCAACATTCCGTGGATTTGATTCCTTCTTTGGTTATTACAATGGAAAAGAAGATTACTATGATCACATGACTTTAGAG AATGAATACATGGGTTATGATTTATGTGACAATGTCAGTGTCAGACATTCATTTGATGGACAGTACACCACTGAACTGTTTACAACTAAAGTTGAAGACATCattaaacaaaacaacaatCAACAG CCTCTTTTTCTATATCTAGCTCATTTAGCAGTCCACAGTGCCAATCCCAGTCAACCACTGGAAGCACCTgataaatatgttaaaagatTTCCACATATTCAAGATAACAACAGGAAAATGTTTGCAG CAATGGCATCTGCATTAGATGATTCCGTTGGAAATATCACAAAGACCCTGAAATACACAGGTCTTTATAACAATTCAATCATCATATTCACCACTGACAATGGAGGACCTGCTGCTggttttgacagaaattttgcTTCAAACTGGCCTCTCCGAGGCATCAAAGCTACACTCTGGGAAGGTGGTGTCAGAGGCACTGGATTTATCCATAGCCCTCTCCTGGAAAAGTCTGGAATAATCCAGGAAGGAATGATCCATGTTTGTGATTGGTTACCAACTCTCTATCATGCAGCAGGTGGTAATGTTTCAGAATTACCACAGAATTTGGACGGTGTCAATCTATGGGACACTTTGTCCAT GGGCACTGCATCACCAAGAAATGAAGTACTTCACAACATTGATCCAATAACTCAGACAGCGGCACTAAGAGTTGGAAATTACAAAGTCATCATTGGTGATGTCTGCAAGGGCAAATGGGATGGTTGGTTTAAACCTGAACAAGTCACAGATG GAATTAGAGCTGGTCATTCTACTAATGATATGAGAACAGCCATCGTTGAGTGCGGTCACAAACCCACCAATACATCAACAAATTGTAAACCAACAAAATCACCGTGTCTTTATAACATCAAGAATGATCCATGTGAATACAACAACATTGCTGATACATATCCTGGTAAGGCACTTACAAAATGGGTATAA